A stretch of Tripterygium wilfordii isolate XIE 37 chromosome 11, ASM1340144v1, whole genome shotgun sequence DNA encodes these proteins:
- the LOC120008696 gene encoding MDIS1-interacting receptor like kinase 2-like, protein MTKLTSLTLYDNMLTGHLPENVCSDRLVQYFGISNNHLILDLSGNKLSSMPDSIGALKNLHYLNMSCNKFSQRIPIPIGEMVHLSQLDLSNNLLIGEIPAQVTKLQDLVTLNFSFNNLSGPIPNNKAFQGAPAEAFQGNKGLCGNVSGLQACQLLHKENKHGSKKRYMIVFIVVFPLLGALAISFVIILVFCNFQRRRKGDPENNKQSLSLSIFDRIVKFEDIMDATNNFDAMYCIGEGGHGTVYKADLPSGDIVAIKRFHCLLDNVTSIDQKEFFNEVKALTEIKHRNIVKLYGFCTHSKYTFLVYDYLQRGSLAKILSNDKEAKELDWCRRVNVIKGVFHALSYMHRDLSLPIIHRDRSSKNILLDLEYEAHVSDFGTAKLLKQDSSNRSKLAGTHGYIAPELAYTMKVTKKCDVYSFGVLTLEILKGSHPGDIMSSTSSSSSFATLQIKLDDLLDQRLSPPRYKVLDKLNCIMEVAVSCLDVNLQCRPAMQLVSKLLSD, encoded by the exons ATGACGAAGTTGACATCTCTTACTTTGTATGACAACATGCTCACTGGTCACTTACCCGAAAATGTTTGTAGCGATAGATTAGTCCAGTATTTCGGCATAAGCAATAACCATTTG ATTCTCGACTTATCGGGGAACAAATTGAGCTCTATGCCAGACAGCATTGGAGCTTTGAAGAATCTCCATTACTTGAATATGAGCTGCAACAAATTCAGCCAAAGAATTCCAATTCCAATTGGTGAAATGGTTCACCTTTCTCAACTTGATTTGAGTAATAATTTGCTTATCGGAGAAATACCAGCACAAGTCACCAAGTTGCAAGACCTGGTGACCCTAAATTTCTCCTTCAATAATCTTTCGGGTCCTATTCCAAACAACAAAGCATTTCAAGGTGCTCCGGCAGAAGCATTCCAAGGAAACAAAGGATTGTGTGGCAATGTGAGTGGATTGCAAGCATGTCAACTGTTACACAAGGAAAATAAACATGGCTCAAAAAAGAGATATATGATTGTGTTTATAGTTGTGTTTCCTCTCTTAGGAGCACTTGCTATATCCTTTGTGATAATTCTCGTGTTTTGTAATTTCCAAAGACGAAGGAAGGGCGACCCTGAGAACAACAAGCAATCACTTTCACTATCTATTTTTGATAGGATAGTGAAATTTGAAGACATCATGGATGCAACCAAcaactttgatgccatgtaTTGCATTGGGGAAGGGGGTCATGGAACTGTCTATAAAGCTGACCTTCCATCAGGTGATATTGTAGCTATCAAGAGATTTCACTGTTTACTTGACAATGTCACTTCAATAGATCAAAAGGAGTTTTTCAATGAGGTCAAGGCATTAACAGAGATAAAGCATCGGAATATTGTGAAACTTTATGGCTTCTGCACACATTCAAAATACACATTTTTAGTCTATGATTATCTCCAAAGAGGTAGCCTGGCTAAAATTCTAAGCAACGACAAGGAAGCGAAAGAATTGGATTGGTGTAGGCGGGTGAATGTCATCAAAGGGGTCTTTCACGCCTTGTCTTACATGCACCGTGATTTGTCGTTGCCAATCATTCATCGAGACAGATCGAGCAAAAATATTTTGCTAGACTTGGAATACGAAGCTCATGTTTCTGACTTTGGTACTGCTAAGCTTCTCAAGCAAGACTCATCTAATCGGTCAAAACTAGCTGGAACACATGGATACATTGCCCCAG AACTTGCTTATACGATGAAGGTGACTAAAAAATGTGACGTATATAGCTTTGGAGTGTTAACACTAGAAATTCTCAAAGGGAGTCATCCAGGCGATATCATGTCAAgtacatcatcttcatcttcatttgCTACACTACAAATTAAACTTGATGATTTGTTAGACCAACGCCTTTCACCTCCACGGTACAAGGTTCTTGATAAACTGAACTGCATCATGGAGGTGGCGGTTTCATGCTTGGATGTGAATCTACAATGTAGGCCGGCGATGCAACTCGTTTCTAAGTTACTATCCGACTGA